In the genome of Cyclopterus lumpus isolate fCycLum1 chromosome 19, fCycLum1.pri, whole genome shotgun sequence, one region contains:
- the prr12a gene encoding proline-rich protein 12, which yields MDRNYPGTGFGDLGAGAGWSYERSAKASLVYGSSRSSHPESELLHRQAYATPHPLQGYATNHHPGSSGQGGAWGAAGRSLGLSGLFDTGLHHASPSAPDASVMNLISALESRGPQPPPSASSLLSQFRTPSWQTAMHTPAPPELFISGALPGSGSFPSSSALSAYQHPASFSSRSFPTASLSLQDTPTFSPTSNGLLSPHDPLLHIKAPSQSSLGFDRLLSSQGAAAAAYRGSQDPTSAASAQTSSARHLQSHQFNLLSSQLQDQSSQLYNASVFSSAQPQTQSQSNSAQERAVPRQDSVIKHYQRPTPAQSQLSSSAAHSLQHYLSCGGAGYQQIATHHRHAGLSCSPLGEQSPSSDHKPPARTEQYRPIIQPPYTSSSSSSSSSSAGKGTKSSSSSGYSSASSASSSRTPHTPPSASSTSSSSSSSSATSGAHPSNSIPTASSSAAPSRQQPPPQPAPPPPAPQQQQPPASSTSAPQSLPKSCLSGYGSPVPPVKTPTSALTGQTPPQQQTQSYSPNQPPTSHLAQSYGGFSSPQAQDLSSGTGGKGYGSLGGRSQSYPTDIYGADSAYGSLPSSLGGAGSPSLGYGAPGHSPALLRSSGSSGSGASGGGSGGGTGSGNSGSGGGAGNSMTNERGEGGSGGGSYHIPDSSPSPSGNSGIIRPGLHSPVPTCPTQSPGGAGSNKYISSILSPTFLASPQGYPDTRGPSSQSQSYHSTSSKTKDTSMLGVGSQRSQEEVDDDDEFLIQHLLQAQASPGPQPAHHHPQQQPQQTSQQTQPQPQSVPPTTDSGKGLSYDMGKSSEERYHPQSVIRTHSATSTGNAGSGGAISGLENQLEMSLKKQQQQHQQHHHQQQQQQQRNERSVGSSRSSGGRDSAEQVHSHLHHHDNLGSVVHYGRGDPYSQHSLAPQHSSHSQHVSSHSQIPPHTQMELQKKPQERAEIPYSRKTPEVQQQHSQSQAAGSLMDSPTDQSRQPPHLLQSVLSHTTRNKLEQHHKMDSHQQHQQQHHKMDSHQQHQQHHKMDSHQPHQQHPKMDSHPQHQQHHKMDSHPQQQQHSISQQQAVMESGGGTLGSSKHQSQSQSQTTQLQLQLQSQALEVAAAHYNHGPPSHQHEQSQVKQSSVVSSLDMLERSLSQTSSTDVAVAEDRRGRPGSVGRSGGSSERHRQQQEQQQRQHPSHHHTQQHSASELHSFLSEPDIGLSTPPHMHHLSQHHPQQQHPSTQHQQTHSHHPHQQPQSDQQQPLSSQLTPQQSQLDQQRSEQHQFDTVSPVEKSDQNQQSNRFVPLTSICFPDSLLQDEDRSFFPGMEDMFCAEDYKSSCAGGAGPGQEEMNESHTGQEGMDSMKAGQGGGGAGGSGGASYDIMGHHGGDQGYEPYCHGLGEPNNNTMTLDLDSLKTHELPSTVNTEQLGLIQSQAPAMGMGPNPAGPNNSGAKLSSGPGGTSQGAGSGGLQSPIFCSSRPKKLLKSSSFHLLKERRDPNTLPKKSYAQEYEFEDDEDKADQPADIRLNSRRLPDLLPDLVSSCRKGGGGGGGGGSGSLSPLMGDIDFYHSSGYSSMGSHSLQPQDGPKKRGRKPTRPKREGPPRPRGRPRIRPMPEPYTPRGMMGEMSATTAGGGFSVEGRGRGRGRGSRGRGQRREDMYMEMSGKEQDPMQQHHLHQQPPHQLHHQPQQQLHEPIPPLKIKLPIGTLSSSDALLRTDSLSGTDPALSDGSVGSAPSLGLSPGPPCSTESNRSQEKNKQKIHMMSEGVDDEGMEERGDEKDSESKAGFVASFLDFLKTGKRPPGLDISPGMEPDNGETSPCKSGGLRPLSPAPHLSLPPPPFGDSEGNGGLALGNCPSPKRLEDELKRNLETLPSFSSDEEDSVGKNQDLQKSISSAISALYDTPQLTSNIQTPLPPTPPQHQPPQSPLTPTLQPPTLSPQPSMHTPHALPESNEPDVLQPEEGDIDENKDEENEDERSIGGNEESDMTEEREPQLETLCAPNLDACFPEIPPQPETPEPPSVPPSPTSSSSPSHSPLPLLSLPSPLPQPEEQQENSQPLSPVAPTCPSPPPPPPTTLPQPASPPPPISPPPPSSIQKESPVPSPESPASPEEPPAPKINSLHLAQKQEDAAIAGESEEDESESGGEGIFRERDEFVVRVEDIRTLKLALQTGREPPPIWRVQKALLQKFSPEIKDGQRQFCATSNYLGYFGDAKRRYQRIYVKFLENVNKKDYVRVCSRRPWRRATPALRRQSLSRMASPAATQVPPRVEKEERVAPPVQREQREKTRTATTKEQREKKEVSTALPKAKEKEPEKEKEREKEKRVQPQQDKVEKRAAVAERGRAKEEKKAVERKEKEKAERQPKSKPAKVKAEPPPKKRKRWLKEIPSSSDSDSSEEAVSENEMPVKGGVNNRAMREMFRSYVEMLVSTALDPDMIQALEDTDDELYLPPMRKIDSIISEQKRRLLRRVSMSSQHQEFLHAYPQIIVDPLDSGLVRVRLSGDAYNRKTLNRVKKTLPKPQDLKLSAETYRIYSLFHSLHHYKYHTFLQCKKETNTIEQAAEDPGQEEVVQQCMANQSWLDTLFSSFIELLTLSTKA from the exons ATGGATAGAAATTACCCGGGAACAGGATTTGGTGATTTGGGCGCAGGAGCAGGATGGAGTTACGAGAGATCGGCAAAAGCAAG TCTTGTATATGGGAGTTCCAGATCATCCCACCCTGAGTCTGAGCTCCTTCACAGACAAGCCTACGCCACCCCACACCCTCTGCAGGGCTATGCCACCAATCACCACCCAGGGAGCTCTGGCCAAGGTGGGGCTTGGGGAGCAGCTGGACGGAGTTTGG GTCTGTCTGGACTCTTTGACACTGGCCTCCACCATGCCAGCCCATCTGCTCCCGATGCCTCCGTCATGAATCTGATCTCAGCCCTGGAGTCTCGAGGTCCCCAGCCTCCACCCTCGGCCTCCTCCCTACTTTCCCAGTTTCGCACGCCATCCTGGCAGACAG CGATGCATACACCTGCTCCTCCTGAACTATTCATCTCTGGAGCCCTTCCTGGCTCTGGCTCCTTCCCATCCTCTTCAGCTCTCTCAGCCTATCAGCATCCAGCATCCTTCTCTAGCCGCTCTTTCCCTACggcctctctttccctccagGACACGCCCACGTTTAGTCCCACATCCAATGGCCTGCTCTCTCCACACGACCCCCTGTTACATATCAAGGCCCCTTCCCAGTCTAGCCTGGGTTTTGATAGACTCCTGTCCTCGCAgggtgctgcagcagctgcctaTAGGGGCAGCCAGGATCCCACAAGTGCTGCATCGGCCCAGACATCCTCTGCCAGGCACCTGCAGTCACACCAGTTCAACCTGCTGTCATCACAGCTCCAGGACCAGTCGTCCCAGCTGTACAATGCATCAGTCTTTTCCTCAGCCCAGCCTCAGACCCAATCCCAGTCCAATTCGGCTCAGGAACGGGCTGTTCCCCGGCAGGACAGCGTTATCAAGCACTACCAGCGTCCCACGCCAGCTCAGTCACAGCTCTCGTCCTCTGCTGCCCACTCCCTTCAGCACTACCTCAGCTGTGGAGGGGCGGGGTACCAGCAGATTGCCACCCACCACAGGCACGCTGGCCTTTCCTGCAGCCCACTGGGCGAACAGAGCCCCTCATCTGACCACAAGCCTCCCGCTCGCACTGAGCAGTATCGGCCAATCATCCAGCCtccctatacctcctcctcctcttcctcgtcgtcTTCTTCAGCTGGGAAAGGTACAAAAAGCAGCTCCAGCAGTGGCTATTCTTCTGCCAGTTCAGCATCATCCTCAAGAACTCCCCACACACCCCCTTCTGcttcctctacctcttcttcctcctcctcttcttctgccaCCTCTGGGGCTCACCCTTCCAACTCAATCCCCACTGCCAGCTCCAGCGCAGCCCCTTCAAGGCAGCAGCCACCCCCTCAAccagcccctcctccccctgccccacagcagcagcagccccctGCCTCCTCCACGTCAGCCCCACAGTCTCTCCCCAAATCCTGCCTCTCAGGCTACGGTTCTCCTGTTCCCCCAGTGAAGACACCCACCTCTGCTCTTACTGGTCAGACCCCGCCCCAACAACAGACACAGTCATATTCCCCTAATCAGCCCCCTACTTCCCACCTGGCTCAGTCCTACGGAGGCTTCAGTTCACCACAAGCCCAAGACCTGAGCTCAGGTACAGGTGGAAAAGGCTATGGGAGTTTAGGAGGGCGAAGCCAGTCATACCCCACCGATATATATGGAGCTGACTCTGCTTATGGATCACTCCCATCCTCTCTGGGTGGAGCTGGAAGCCCATCTCTAGGCTACGGAGCCCCAGGTCATTCCCCTGCCCTTTTAAGGTCGAGTGGTTCATCGGGTAGTGGCGCATCTGGGGGAGGAAGCGGTGGCGGCACAGGAAGTGGGAACTccgggtcaggaggaggagcgggaaATAGTATGACTAATGAGAGAGGTGAAGGTGGTAGTGGTGGAGGGTCTTATCATATCCCAGACTCAAGCCCCTCTCCATCAGGCAACTCGGGCATCATCCGTCCAGGGTTGCACTCCCCAGTGCCCACATGCCCCACACAATCTCCAGGAGGTGCAggctctaataaatacatttcctcGATTCTCTCCCCCACCTTCCTCGCCTCCCCACAGGGCTACCCTGACACCAGAGGCCCCAGCTCCCAATCTCAGTCCTATCATTCCACCTCCTCCAAAACAAAGGACACGTCCATGCTCGGAGTGGGCTCTCAGAGATCTCAAGAGGAAGTAGATGACGACGATGAGTTCTTGATCCAGCACCTGCTACAAGCCCAAGCAAGTCCCGGACCCCAGCCTGCTCATCACCATCCTCAACAACAACCCCAACAGACATCTCAACAAACACAGCCTCAGCCCCAGTCAGTGCCCCCAACCACTGATTCAGGCAAAGGGCTGAGCTATGACATGGGTAAGAGCTCTGAGGAGAGGTACCACCCCCAGAGTGTCATACGCACCCACAGTGCCACATCTACTGGTAATGCAGGGTCTGGAGGGGCCATCTCAGGGCTGGAAAACCAGCTGGAGATGTCACTAaagaaacaacagcaacaacatcaacaacaccatcatcaacagcaacagcagcagcaacggaACGAGAGGTCTGTTGGAAGCAGCAGGAGCAGTGGGGGAAGAGACAGCGCTGAACAAGTGCACTCCCATCtccatcaccatgacaacctaGGCTCGGTAGTCCACTATGGCCGAGGTGACCCATACAGTCAACACTCCCTTGCTCCTCAACACTCCTCACACAGTCAGCATGTGTCCTCACACTCCCAGATACCACCGCACACCCAAATGGAGCTCCAAAAGAAGCCGCAAGAGCGGGCTGAAATCCCATATTCCCGGAAAACACCGGAAGTTCAGCAACAACATTCCCAGTCTCAAGCTGCTGGCTCCCTCATGGACTCTCCCACTGATCAGTCCCGTCAGCCACCACACCTGCTCCAGTCAGTGCTGTCCCATACCACCCGCAACAAGCTGGAGCAGCACCACAAGATGGATTCTcaccaacaacaccaacagcagcaccACAAAATGGACTCCCATCAGCAACACCAACAGCATCACAAAATGGACTCCCACCAACCACATCAGCAACACCCAAAAATGGACTCCCACCCTCAGCATCAACAGCACCATAAAATGGACTCTCATccccaacagcagcagcactctATTAGCCAACAGCAAGCTGTAATGGAAAGTGGAGGTGGGACACTTGGCTCAAGTAAACATCAGAGTCAGTCTCAGTCCCAAACCACCCAACTCCAGCTTCAGCTCCAGTCCCAGGCTTTGGAGGTGGCAGCGGCTCACTACAACCATGGCCCCCCGTCACATCAGCACGAGCAGAGCCAGGTTAAACAAAGCTCTGTGGTGTCTTCTTTGGACATGCTGGAGCGCTCCCTTTCTCAGACCTCCAGCACAGATGTAGCTGTTGCAGAGGACAGGCGTGGTAGACCAGGCAGTGTTGGAAGGAGTGGAGGTAGCAGTGAGCGCCACagacagcagcaggagcagcagcagaggcagcaCCCATCCCACCATcacacacagcaacactcaGCCTCTGAGCTCCACTCCTTTCTCTCTGAGCCCGATATCGGCTTATCCACCCCGCCTCACATGCACCATCTTTCACAGCACCacccccagcagcagcaccccAGCACTCAACATCAACAAACCCACTCTCACCACCCTCACCAGCAACCCCAGTCTGACCAACAGCAGCCACTATCATCCCAGCTCACCCCTCAGCAGAGCCAGCTGGACCAACAGCGCTCTGAGCAGCACCAGTTTGACACAGTCAGCCCAGTGGAGAAATCAGACCAGAATCAACAAAGTAACCGCTTTGTACCCTTAACTTCCATCTGCTTCCCGGACTCCCTCCTTCAGGATGAGGACCGCTCCTTTTTTCCAGGAATGGAAGACATGTTTTGTGCAGAGGACTACAAGTCAAGCTGTGCTGGAGGGGCAGGACCAGGACAGGAGGAGATGAATGAAAGCCACACTGGACAAGAGGGAATGGATTCAATGAAAGCAGGACAGGGTGGGGGTGGAGCAGGGGGAAGTGGTGGTGCTAGCTATGACATAATGGGTCACCATGGTGGAGATCAAGGTTATGAACCCTACTGTCATGGCCTGGGAgaacccaacaacaacaccatgaCTCTGGATCTAGACTCCCTTAAAACCCACGAGCTCCCTTCCACTGTGAACACTGAACAGCTAGGACTAATACAGTCCCAGGCCCCAGCTATGGGTATGGGTCCCAATCCTGCTGGACCCAACAACTCTGGAGCCAAACTGTCCTCTGGGCCTGGAGGTACCAGCCAAGGAGCTGGTTCTGGAGGCCTCCAATCTCCCATTTTCTGCTCCTCTCGTCCCAAGAAGCTCCTCAAGTCCAGCTCTTTCCACCTGTTAAAGGAGCGTCGGGACCCCAACACACTGCCTAAAAAGAGTTACGCTCAAGAATATGAGTTTGAAGATGATGAGGATAAAGCCGACCAGCCAGCGGACATTCGGTTGAACAGCCGGAGGCTCCCGGACCTTTTGCCAGACTTGGTGTCCAGCTgcagaaagggaggaggaggaggaggaggaggaggtagtggCTCTCTCAGTCCTTTAATGGGTGACATTGACTTCTACCACTCCTCTGGTTACTCCTCAATGGGTTCACACTCTCTTCAGCCTCAGGATGGACCCAAGAAGAGGGGTCGAAAGCCCACTAGACCCAAGAGAGAAGGTCCGCCGAGGCCAAGAGGTAGGCCTCGCATCCGCCCAATGCCTGAGCCCTACACTCCACGAGGCATGATGGGGGAGATGAGTGCGACGACAGCAGGAGGGGGATTCAGTGTGGAGGGACGAGGTAGGGGTAGGGGCCGTGGAAGCCGAGGTAGAGGACAAAGGAGGGAGGATATGTACATGGAAATGAGCGGGAAGGAGCAGGATCCGATGCAACAACATCACCTCCATCAGCAGCCAccacatcagctccatcaccagcCCCAACAGCAGCTACACGAGCCtattcctcctctgaag atCAAGTTACCAATTGGTACCCTGTCCTCCTCTGATGCCTTGCTGAGGACGGACTCTTTGTCTGGCACGGACCCTGCTTTGTCGGACGGCTCAGTGGGCTCCGCTCCCTCACTTGGTTTAAGTCCTGGACCTCCCTGCAGCACTGAAAGCAACAGAAGTCAGgaaaagaacaaacagaaaatccaCATGATGAGTGAAGGAGTTGATGATGAGGGGATGGAGGAAAGG GGCGATGAAAAAGACTCAGAGTCCAAGGCCGGCTTCGTCGCATCATTCTTGGACTTCCTCAAGACCGGGAAGAGACCTCCAGGCTTGGACATCTCTCCAGGAATGGAACCTGACAATGGTGAAACCTCACCCTGTAAATCGGGAGGTCTGCGTCCATTGTCTCCTGCACCTCATCTTTCACTGCCGCCCCCGCCGTTCGGGGACAGTGAAGGGAATGGGGGTCTGGCTCTGGGAAACTGCCCAAGCCCAAAGCGCTTGGAAGATGAGCTAAAGAGGAACTTGGAGACCTTGCCTTCATTCTCCTCTGATGAGGAGGACTCAGTCGGAAAGAATCAAGACCTCCAGAAGAGTATTTCCTCAGCCATTTCTGCCTTGTATGACACTCCTCAGCTGACCTCTAACATCCAGACCCCGCTACCTCCTACACCTCCCCAGCATCAGCCTCCTCAGTCCCCACTTACTCCTACACTGCAGCCCCCCACACTTAGCCCACAGCCTTCCATGCATACGCCTCACGCCCTGCCCGAGTCCAACGAACCTGATGTCCTCCAGCCAGAAGAGGGAGACATAGATGAGAACAAAGATGAGGAGAATGAAGATGAGAGGAGCATAGGAGGGAATGAAGAGAGTGATatgacagaggagagagagccaCAGCTGGAAACCCTCTGTGCCCCCAATCTTGATG CGTGTTTCCCCGAGATTCCTCCACAGCCAGAAACTCCTGAACCTCCCTCTGTCCCCCCATCTCccacctcatcctcctctccttctcactcccccctccctctcctctcactcccCTCACCCCTGCCTCAACCAGAGGAACAACAGGAGAATTCCCAGCCTCTAAGCCCTGTTGCTCCCACATGCCCGTCTCCGCCACCTCCCCCACCCACTACTCTCCCTCAGCCtgcttcccctcctcctccaatttcccctccccccccatctTCAATTCAGAAGGAGTCTCCCGTGCCATCTCCAGAGTCCCCTGCCTCTCCCGAAGAGCCGCCAGCTCCTAAGATCAACTCCCTGCACCTTGCCCAGAAGCAAGAAGATGCTGCCATTGCtggagagagtgaggaggatgAGAGCGAGAGTGGAGGCGAGGGCATCTTCAGAGAAAGGGACGAGTTTGTGGTACGGGTGGAGGACATTCGGACTCTCAAG CTGGCCTTGCAGACGGGCCGTGAGCCTCCTCCCATCTGGAGGGTGCAGAAAGCGCTGCTGCAGAAGTTCAGCCCAGAGATCAAAGATGGACAGAGACAGTTCTGCGCCACAAGCAAT TATCTTGGCTACTTCGGAGATGCCAAGAGGCGATACCAGCGGATCTATGTCAAGTTTCTGGAGAATGTCAACAAGAAGGACTATGTCAGAGTCTGCTCTCGGAGACCTTGGCGCCGAGCCACACCTGCTCTAAG ACGTCAGTCCCTCTCCAGAATGGCCTCCCCTGCTGCCACCCAGGTGCCACCGAGAgtagagaaagaggagagagtggCACCACCAGTCCAGCGTGAACAGAGGGAGAAAACCAGAACCGCAACAACAAAAGAACAACGGGAGAAAAAAGAGGTTTCAACTGCTCTGCCGAAAGCAAAGGAGAAGGAGcctgagaaggagaaggagagggagaaggagaagcgaGTGCAGCCGCAGCAGGACAAAGTGGAGAAACGTGCTGCAGTCGCTGAACGAGGTAGagcaaaggaggagaagaaagcagtggagaggaaggagaaggaaaaggctGAGCGCCAACCCAAGTCCAAGCCAGCCAAAGTGAAGGCGGAGCCACCGccaaagaagaggaagaggtggctGAAGGAAATACCTTCATCATCTGACTCGGACTCATCGGAGGAGGCAGTTAGCGAGAATGAAA TGCCAGTGAAAGGCGGAGTGAACAACCGTGCCATGAGGGAGATGTTCAGGAGCTACGTGGAGATGCTGGTCAGCACAGCCCTGGACCCCGACATGATCCAAGCCCTGGAGGACACTGACG ATGAGCTTTACCTCCCACCGATGAGGAAGATTGACAGCATCATCAGTGAACAGAAGAGGAGGTTGTTGAGGAGAGTCAGCATGAGCTCTCAGCACCAG GAGTTCCTGCATGCTTACCCCCAGATCATAGTCGACCCCCTGGACTCTGGATTGGTCAGGGTGCGGCTAAGTGGGGATGCTTACAACCGAAAGACCCTCAACAGAGTCAAAAAGACCCTGCCTAAACCACag gaCCTTAAACTGTCAGCAGAGACGTATCGAATCTACAGTCTCTTCCACTCCCTGCATCACTATAAATACCACACCTTCTTACAGTGCAAGAAAGAG ACCAACACCATTGAGCAGGCAGCTGAGGACCCGGGCCAAGAGGAAGTGGTGCAGCAGTGCATGGCCAACCAGAGCTGGCTGGACACCCTCTTCAGCTCCTTCATCGAGCTGCTCACGCTCAGCACCAAAGCCTGA